CACCGACATCCGGATCGATCAGCGCCGCCTCGAAGACGTCTTCCTGGAACTGACCGGACGGGACCTGCGCGGATGAGCCAGCACGACCTGACCGCCAACCGCTTCGCGCCGGGCACCTTCACGCCCGCCCCGCGCCCGAGCTCGCGCGCCGCGATGATGATCGCGCAGACCCGGCTGGAGCTGGTCCTGTTGCTGCGCAACGGAGAACAGCTGCTGCTCACCATGTTCATTCCGATCACCCTGCTGGTCGGCCTGAGCCTGCTGCCGTTCGGCGATCTCGGCACGGATCGGGTGGACAAGATCGTGCCCGCGGTGATGATGGTTGCCGTCATGTCGACCGCGTTCACCGGCCAGGCCATCGCGGTCGGCTTCGACCGGCGCTACGGCGCGCTCAAACGGCTCGGCGCGACAGCGCTGCCGCGTTGGGGGGTCATCGCGGGCAAGAGCGCGGCGGTGCTCATCGTCGTCGTATTGCAGGCGATTCTGCTCGGCGTGATCGGCTTCGCGCTCGGCTGGCGTCCCGAGCCGGTTGGCCTGCTGCTCGGCGCCGGTGTGATCGCGCTCGGCACCGCCACCTTCGCGGCGATGGGGCTGCTACTCGGCGGCACCCTCAAGGCGGAGGTCGTGCTCGCGCTGGCGAACATCCTCTGGTTCGTCATGCTCGGCATCGCCAGCATCGTGTTCGCCTCCGACGACCTGCCGACCGCGGTGAACGTGCTGGCCCGGCTGATCCCCTCGGGCGCGCTGGCGGTCACCCTGGAGGATTCGATGCGCAGCAGCGTCGACTGGTTCGGGCTGGCTGTGCTCGCGGTCTGGGGCGGCGCGTCCGGCGTCCTCGCGACCCGGCTGTTCCGCTTCCACTGACTCATCCAACGACGGAATGTAGTAGACCGGATGCCGGCACCCGATCGGCCCCGGCTACCATTCTCGACGTGCTGTATCGCGCGTTTCTTCGACTCGTCGACAAGCTGCCGCTGCCCTCGCTGCGGGTGCAGCGCCTGACCGCGGTCGCGGTCATCCTCTCCCAGGCAGGTATCTCGGTCACCGGCGCCGTCGTCCGGGTCACCGCGTCCGGCCTCGGCTGCCCGACTTGGCCGCAGTGCTTCCCGGGCAGTTTCACCCCGGTCGCGGTCTCGGAGGTTTCGGCCGTCCACCAGGCCGTCGAGTTCTCCAACCGGCTGCTCACTTTCGCCGTCACGCTGTGCGCCGCGCTGGTGGTGCTCGCGGTGACCCGTGCGCGCCGCCGCCGCGAAGTGCTCGTATACGCGTGGCTGATGCCCGGCGGCACGGTCGTGCAGGCGATCATCGGCGGCATCACGGTGCGCACGGGCCTGCTGTGGTGGACGGTCTCGATGCACCTGCTCGCGTCCATGGTGATGGTGTGGCTCGCGGTGGTGTTGTACGCGAAGATCGGCGAACCCGACGACGGCATCGACACCGTACGGGCGCCCGCGCCGCTGCGCTGGCTCACCGGGCTCAGCGGTGTCGCGCTGAGCGCCGTGCTCATCGCGGGCACCATGGTGACCGCGGCGGGGCCGCACGCGGGCGACAAGAGCATCGAGCGTCCCGTCGAGCGTCTGCAGATCGAGATCGTCACGCTGGTGCACCTGCACTCGCAGTTGCTGGTCGGGTATCTCGCGCTGCTGGTCGGCCTGGCATTCGGCCTGTTCGCGGTCGGCATCACGCCCGCGGTACGCACCCGCCTGTTCGCGCTGCTCGCGCTGGTCTGGTCGCAGGCGCTGGTCGGCGTGGTGCAGTACTTCACCGACGTTCCCGCGGCCTTGGTCGTCGTGCACGTCGGCGGAGCTGCGGCCTGCACCGCCGCGACCGCCGCACTGTGGGCCTCGCTGCGCACCAGGGAACGGGTCGGAGCGCCGGTACCGAATACTGCGACACAGGCGGCCTGACCGCCCGCCGCGGGTACCGTGGTCGTACGTGCCGACGCCTGAGCCGAAAACCGAAGCCCCCGAGCCATTTCCCGACATCGAGCCCTACGACCACGGACTGCTCGTCGTCGGTGAAGGCCACCGGATCTACTGGGAGACAAGCGGCAACCCGACCGGCAGACCGGCGCTGGTCGTGCACGGCGGTCCCGGCGGCGGGGGACGGCGCGGCGCACGCAAGTCGTTCGACCCGGACATCTACCGGATCGTCTTGTTCGACCAGCGCGGCTGCGGGGAAAGCCTGCCGCATGCCTCCGACCCAGCGGTCGACATGGCGGACAACACCACCGACCATCTGATCACCGACATGGAACGGCTGCGCGAGCACCTCGGGATCGACCGATGGCTGCTCTATGGCGGCTCCTGGGGCTCCACGCTGATCCTCGCCTACGCCGAGCGTCACCCGGAGCGGGTCAGCGGGATCGTGCTAGTCGGCGTCACGATGACCAGACCCGCAGAGATCGACTGGCTCTATCGCGGGGTCGCGCGGCTGCTGCCCGAGGAGTGGGAGACCTTCCGCGACGGCGTGCCCGTCACCGACCGCGGCGGCGATCTCGTCGAAGCCTATCGTCGTCTGCTCGAAAGCCCCGACCCTGCGACACGCGATTTGGCGGCGCGGCGGTGGTGCGCCTGGGAGGACGCCGTGATCGCGCACGAAAACCTCGGCAGCCCAGGACAATACAGCGCCAAACCGGACGCGGCGCAGCTGGCCTTCGTGCGGATCTGCACGCATTACTTCGCCAACGCCGCCTGGCTCGAGGACGGGCAACTGCTGCGCGAGGCACATCGGCTGGCGGGAATCCCCGGCGTCTTGATCCACGGCAGACTCGACCTGAGCGGCCCGCTGTACACCGCCTGGCAGCTCGCCGAGGCGTGGCCCGACGCGGAGCTCCAGGTCATCGAGAATTCCGGACATACCGGCAGCCCGGCCATGCGCACCGCCGTCCTGCGAGCCATCGCCCGGTTTGCGAGATAAGTCCGAATTGTGACTTAAGTACTTGGCATCGGTGTCCGGCGACCCCGTTGTCCGCAGTTTCCGGCTGCCAGTGTGAAAGGGCACCCAGTCGAAACGATCAACCGGAGAACAGATGAGCACGCCAGCCGACCACCGGTCGATCGTCGTCGGAGTCGACGGCACCGCCACGGCACTGGCTGCAGCACGCTGGGCAGGCGACCTCGCGGCCCGTCAGCGTGTCCCGCTGGTGCTGCTCGGGGTCGCTCCCGCGCTCGACCATCCGGTGACCGCGGCGGCGTTGGCGGAGACCGATCTGCTTCCCGAACTACGCGCCGCGGCGCAGCGCAAGGTCGAAGAGGCATTCGCGGCCGTACGCGGCGATCAACCGCGGGTGGAGATTCAGCAGATCGTCGAAGCCGGCATTCCCGCACGCAAACTGATCGAACGCAGCGCGGCCGCAAGCATGGTCGTGCTGGCCGCGAACGTCAGCGACCGGTTCAGCACGCTCCTCCTCGGGTCCACCGCGCTCATGGTCGCGAACAAGGCGACCTGCCCCGTGGCCATATGGCGCGGAAAGACCAACAATCCGCTGCCGGATCGGCGGCCTGTGCTGGTCGGCGTG
The DNA window shown above is from Nocardia sp. NBC_01730 and carries:
- a CDS encoding ABC transporter permease → MSQHDLTANRFAPGTFTPAPRPSSRAAMMIAQTRLELVLLLRNGEQLLLTMFIPITLLVGLSLLPFGDLGTDRVDKIVPAVMMVAVMSTAFTGQAIAVGFDRRYGALKRLGATALPRWGVIAGKSAAVLIVVVLQAILLGVIGFALGWRPEPVGLLLGAGVIALGTATFAAMGLLLGGTLKAEVVLALANILWFVMLGIASIVFASDDLPTAVNVLARLIPSGALAVTLEDSMRSSVDWFGLAVLAVWGGASGVLATRLFRFH
- a CDS encoding COX15/CtaA family protein, with translation MLYRAFLRLVDKLPLPSLRVQRLTAVAVILSQAGISVTGAVVRVTASGLGCPTWPQCFPGSFTPVAVSEVSAVHQAVEFSNRLLTFAVTLCAALVVLAVTRARRRREVLVYAWLMPGGTVVQAIIGGITVRTGLLWWTVSMHLLASMVMVWLAVVLYAKIGEPDDGIDTVRAPAPLRWLTGLSGVALSAVLIAGTMVTAAGPHAGDKSIERPVERLQIEIVTLVHLHSQLLVGYLALLVGLAFGLFAVGITPAVRTRLFALLALVWSQALVGVVQYFTDVPAALVVVHVGGAAACTAATAALWASLRTRERVGAPVPNTATQAA
- a CDS encoding universal stress protein gives rise to the protein MSTPADHRSIVVGVDGTATALAAARWAGDLAARQRVPLVLLGVAPALDHPVTAAALAETDLLPELRAAAQRKVEEAFAAVRGDQPRVEIQQIVEAGIPARKLIERSAAASMVVLAANVSDRFSTLLLGSTALMVANKATCPVAIWRGKTNNPLPDRRPVLVGVDGSPGSSAAIGEAFELASALDVGVIALHAWNDPDLLQWTPVPDATTTLAQREKELLSERMAGWSEKYPDVAVTKVVQKSLPAQALLEHAENAQLVLTGSRGHNRLTGLLVGSTSQNLLHHSPRPMVICREQ
- the pip gene encoding prolyl aminopeptidase, which produces MPTPEPKTEAPEPFPDIEPYDHGLLVVGEGHRIYWETSGNPTGRPALVVHGGPGGGGRRGARKSFDPDIYRIVLFDQRGCGESLPHASDPAVDMADNTTDHLITDMERLREHLGIDRWLLYGGSWGSTLILAYAERHPERVSGIVLVGVTMTRPAEIDWLYRGVARLLPEEWETFRDGVPVTDRGGDLVEAYRRLLESPDPATRDLAARRWCAWEDAVIAHENLGSPGQYSAKPDAAQLAFVRICTHYFANAAWLEDGQLLREAHRLAGIPGVLIHGRLDLSGPLYTAWQLAEAWPDAELQVIENSGHTGSPAMRTAVLRAIARFAR